From the Acidobacteriota bacterium genome, the window TCCGAGAGCGCGGAGAAATGGCTGCCCGAGTTGAGAGAGAAGTGCGACTACGTGATTGCACTGGCCTGCATGCCCCTTGGCGATGCCATCCAGTTGGCTATCGACCACAACGGCATCGATATGATTCTCAACGGATTCGAGCATCAAACGGCGATGCCGCCCATCAAGATCAGCCGGTCGACCATCGTATACGCCGAAGACGAAGCCAAGAGCCTGGGGGAATTGCGCTTTTCGATGAAATCGGGCCGGGCGGCAGTGCAGCCCTTGAATCATCGCTTGACCCGTCGTGTGGCCGACGACCCCGATATGGCAGCCTTTATGGTGAAGGCCAAGGCCGACATCTCGGCCAAACAGACCGCGATGGCTCTAGAAACCGCCCAGGCCGACGGTCACGAGCACCACGGTCACGACCACGGCCATAGCCACAGCCACGGCAGCCACCGGCATCACGCCGATTCCGATTTTGTAACCTCCCAAACCTGCGGGACCTGTCATGTGGAGGCCTTCCAGATTTGGGAAAGCTCGGCCCACGCCCATGCCATCGACATCCTTGTCAGGGAAAGGAAGGAGTTCGATACCCAGTGTGTCATCTGCCACGTGACCGGTTCGGGGCAGCCGGGTGGGTTTGAAGATCTCTATCGCACCGCCCACCTGGCAAACGTTCAGTGTGAGGCCTGCCACGGTCAGGGTCGGAAACACAGCCAGCAGCCGACCGTGGTCAAGATGGAGCCGCTGGGGCCGAATTCCTGTGTGACCTGCCACAATCGGTCCAACAGCCCCGAGTTCGAGTTCGTGTCCTACTGGGAAGCCATCAAGCACTGACAGGCTGTTTAGTGGAGAGTGATTAGTGATCAGTGGTCAGTGATCGGTGTTTAGTGAAGCGCTTCGGGAATGGTCAAGCGCCCATGAGCCGGGTGCATTTTAGATGGACTTCGCGGAGATCGACGAAGGGAATAACGCATCGATTTAAACAACTAGCCACTATCCACTGACCACTA encodes:
- a CDS encoding multiheme c-type cytochrome; amino-acid sequence: MQRLGPDRAIKNEWLWQGMELLGVEVFNIGGNDVEELQALGVELGKNGRFISANLLSDQSGDPLLDPYVIKTMPPTPSASAFRVGFIGFAVSKHSSGSGASYRWGNPSESAEKWLPELREKCDYVIALACMPLGDAIQLAIDHNGIDMILNGFEHQTAMPPIKISRSTIVYAEDEAKSLGELRFSMKSGRAAVQPLNHRLTRRVADDPDMAAFMVKAKADISAKQTAMALETAQADGHEHHGHDHGHSHSHGSHRHHADSDFVTSQTCGTCHVEAFQIWESSAHAHAIDILVRERKEFDTQCVICHVTGSGQPGGFEDLYRTAHLANVQCEACHGQGRKHSQQPTVVKMEPLGPNSCVTCHNRSNSPEFEFVSYWEAIKH